In Nicotiana tabacum cultivar K326 chromosome 21, ASM71507v2, whole genome shotgun sequence, one DNA window encodes the following:
- the LOC107765859 gene encoding 3',5'-bisphosphate nucleotidase AHL encodes MDNNEKYSEELNVAVRVVHMACALCQKVQKSLLSATFDDDVKSKDDDSLVTVADWSVQATVSWILSDAFGRENVSIIAEEDVQTLSKSDSAGLLGKVISTVNECLAEASKYGLKSPDEALGPSEVLGAISRCSSSGGPVGRHWVLDPVDGTLGFVRGGQYAVALALIDNGEVVMGVLGCPNYHVKRDRLNNQKQNHIASDISMHSSHVLEVGCVMYTRKGTGEAWVQPLVYGDRKFEWPNFAKQIHVSSIDDAALATFCEPVERANSNHSFIAGLACSVGLRNKPLRVYSMVKYAAIAQGDAEIFMKFARAGYKEKIWDHAAGVLLVQEAGGVVTDAGGRSLDFSRGIYLEGLDRGIVVCSGVKLHEKLIGAVYASWDSSNL; translated from the exons ATGGATAATAATGAGAAATACTCGGAGGAGTTAAATGTGGCCGTCAGGGTTGTGCATATGGCATGTGCTCTCTGTCAAAAGGTGCAAAAGAGTTTGCTCTCTGCCACTTTTGATGATGATGTTAAGTCCAAGGATGACGATTCTCTTGTTACTGTTGCAG ATTGGAGTGTGCAAGCAACTGTAAGCTGGATCCTTTCAGATGCTTTTGGCAGAGAAAATGTCTCCATAATAGCTGAAGAAGACGTGCAAACTCTCTCCAAATCTGACTCAGCAGGTCTGTTGGGTAAAGTTATTAGCACGGTCAACGAATGCTTAGCAGAAGCTTCCAAATATGGCCTAAAAAGTCCTGATGAAGCCCTGGGGCCTTCAGAAGTTCTTGGGGCTATTAGTCGCTGCAGTTCAAGTGGCGGTCCTGTCGGTAGGCATTGGGTTCTTGACCCGGTTGATGGAACATTGGGGTTTGTGCGTGGAGGTCAATATGCTGTGGCACTAGCATTGATTGATAATGGAGAAGTTGTAATGGGAGTGCTAGGTTGTCCTAATTACCATGTGAAGAGGGACCGGCTTAATAACCAGAAGCAAAATCATATCGCATCAGATATTTCAATGCACTCATCTCATGTGTTGGAAGTAGGATGTGTGATGTACACAAGGAAAGGTACTGGTGAAGCTTGGGTGCAGCCACTGGTTTATGGCGATAGGAAATTTGAGTGGCCAAATTTTGCAAAACAAATTCATGTCTCTTCAATTGATGATGCCGCATTGGCAACTTTTTGTGAGCCAGTCGAGAGAGCCAATTCAAATCACAGCTTCATCGCTGGACTTGCTTGCTCTGTTGGGCTTAG AAATAAGCCCCTCCGTGTCTATAGCATGGTAAAATATGCGGCCATAGCACAGGGAGATGCTGAAATTTTCATGAAATTTGCAAGAGCTGGTTACAAAGAGAAGATTTGGGACCACGCAGCTGGTGTTCTCCTTGTACAAGAGGCTGGCGGTGTTGTAACCGATGCAGGAGGGCGCTCACTTGATTTTTCTAGAGGGATATACTTGGAAGGTCTTGATAGGGGAATAGTTGTTTGCTCCGGCGTTAAGCTGCATGAGAAACTAATTGGAGCTGTTTATGCCAGCTGGGATTCCTCTAATCTATGA